From Variovorax sp. PMC12, the proteins below share one genomic window:
- a CDS encoding LysR family transcriptional regulator, which produces MSLRALQETAVRYFLEVVKTGSVKEAALKLNVAPSAVSRQVARLERELDTLLFDRHARGMVPNAAGELLAAHAKRAQQDIERVANDIAGLRGLRSGHVRVASTEGFAFDFIPTLIARFRRKHEGVRFHLQVCSPADISRHVRDGEADVGITLSAVPEPGIEIELRHPSPILAVMGKDHPLASQRQLSLRQVVAYPLGLPQEDSSIRRLLDASCSRQGLSYVQAMSSNHASALLSFVATGGDSIAFYGALSMRSLLQSKALVVIPLKDREMNERHLEIETMAGRSLPDAGKAFVRFLVDAVKAT; this is translated from the coding sequence ATGTCACTTCGTGCCTTGCAGGAGACCGCGGTCCGCTATTTCCTCGAGGTCGTGAAGACCGGCTCGGTGAAGGAAGCGGCGCTCAAGCTCAACGTCGCGCCTTCGGCGGTGAGCCGGCAGGTGGCGCGCCTGGAGCGCGAACTCGACACGCTGCTGTTCGACCGCCACGCGCGAGGCATGGTGCCCAATGCCGCCGGCGAACTGCTCGCGGCGCATGCCAAACGGGCGCAGCAGGACATTGAGCGGGTCGCGAACGACATCGCCGGCTTGCGCGGCCTGCGCAGCGGACATGTGCGCGTGGCGAGCACCGAGGGCTTCGCTTTCGACTTCATTCCGACCCTGATCGCCCGCTTCCGGCGCAAGCACGAGGGCGTGCGCTTTCATTTGCAGGTCTGCTCTCCGGCGGACATTTCCAGGCATGTGCGCGACGGCGAAGCCGATGTCGGCATCACCTTGAGCGCCGTGCCCGAGCCCGGCATCGAGATCGAGTTGCGGCACCCCAGCCCCATCCTGGCCGTGATGGGCAAGGACCATCCGCTGGCGTCGCAGCGGCAGTTGTCGCTGCGCCAGGTGGTGGCGTACCCGCTGGGCTTGCCGCAGGAAGACAGTTCAATACGGCGCCTGCTCGACGCCAGTTGCAGCCGGCAGGGGCTGAGCTATGTGCAGGCCATGTCCAGCAACCACGCGAGCGCGCTGTTGAGCTTTGTGGCGACGGGTGGAGACAGCATCGCCTTCTACGGCGCGCTGTCGATGCGCTCGCTGCTGCAGAGCAAGGCGCTGGTCGTCATTCCGCTAAAGGACCGCGAGATGAACGAGCGTCATCTGGAAATAGAGACCATGGCGGGCCGCTCGCTGCCCGATGCGGGAAAAGCCTTCGTGCGCTTTCTGGTCGACGCGGTGAAGGCTACGTGA
- a CDS encoding Bug family tripartite tricarboxylate transporter substrate binding protein, giving the protein MNRLPLMARAALALLYGFTLAAVPLTAPAAETAFPSRPITLVIPFPPGGATDVNGRVIAQRLGKELGQPVVIENRAGAGTVIGASYVSKAAPDGYTLLVSSGSTFTVNPAIRANLPYDPVKSFDPIGIAGRIALILLANSDVPVQTVKQFVDYVKASPGKYSYGSFGTGTTSQFAGESILHAAGLKMTHVPYKGSAPAMTDLMGGQIPFSIDTVSAAIPQLKSGKIKAIALTTAKRSVLLPDVPTMAESGYADIDIDAWLMLAAPKGLPADVKAKLEKALAATIADPDTRAKLLGQGLEPAYSNAAAASELINRELPVMRAVAARASITAD; this is encoded by the coding sequence ATGAACCGTCTTCCGCTCATGGCCCGCGCGGCCCTCGCCTTGCTGTACGGATTCACCCTTGCCGCGGTGCCGCTGACCGCGCCCGCGGCCGAGACTGCCTTCCCCTCGCGCCCGATCACGCTCGTGATTCCCTTCCCGCCGGGGGGCGCGACGGACGTCAACGGCCGCGTGATCGCGCAGCGGCTCGGCAAGGAGCTCGGGCAGCCTGTCGTCATCGAGAACCGCGCAGGCGCCGGCACGGTGATCGGCGCAAGCTACGTCTCGAAGGCGGCGCCCGACGGCTACACGCTGCTGGTCAGTTCGGGCTCCACGTTCACCGTCAACCCCGCCATCCGCGCCAACCTGCCCTATGACCCCGTCAAGAGCTTCGACCCGATCGGCATCGCCGGGCGCATCGCCCTGATCCTGCTGGCCAACAGCGACGTGCCGGTGCAGACGGTGAAGCAGTTCGTCGACTACGTGAAGGCGTCGCCCGGCAAATATTCGTATGGTTCCTTCGGCACCGGCACCACCTCGCAATTCGCCGGCGAAAGCATCCTGCACGCGGCCGGCCTGAAGATGACGCACGTGCCCTACAAGGGCAGCGCTCCGGCCATGACCGACCTGATGGGCGGGCAGATTCCCTTCAGCATCGACACCGTGAGCGCAGCCATACCGCAACTCAAGAGCGGCAAGATCAAGGCAATTGCGCTGACCACGGCCAAGCGCTCCGTCTTGCTTCCCGACGTGCCGACCATGGCCGAGAGCGGCTATGCCGACATAGACATCGACGCCTGGCTGATGCTGGCGGCGCCGAAGGGACTGCCCGCCGATGTGAAGGCCAAGCTCGAGAAAGCCCTTGCGGCGACCATTGCCGACCCCGACACGCGCGCCAAGCTACTGGGCCAAGGGCTGGAGCCGGCTTACAGCAATGCTGCCGCGGCCAGCGAACTCATCAACCGCGAACTGCCGGTGATGCGCGCCGTGGCTGCGCGCGCGAGCATCACAGCCGATTGA
- a CDS encoding amidase, translating to MNAAPNTSPAAAELVEQSAVELRRLIGSKEISPVELLEACIARIERVNPFVNAVTATCFERARAEAKGAESAVMRGDPLGLLHGLPLGVKDLEPTQGLLTTWGSAIYRDHVPAEDIELVARLRRAGAIVTGKTNVPEMGAGANSRNEVWGATGNPFNPNLNAGGSSGGSAAALACDMLPVCTGSDTGGSLRIPAAKCGVVGFRPSPGIVPSVRKPLGWTPISVVGPMGRTVEDACLQLAASAGMHAGDPLSHPLDPLSFRKTAPVDLANLRVAWTEDFGTCAVDDRIRATFCRKIEAMRHLFRRCDKVEFDMGEAHRCFDVLRAEAFVAGMQAAYERNPNSLGPHSRANYEMGAQMSLLDSAWAQAEQTRLLKRFQATFADYDLVLSPTTPVSPFPWTQPYADTINGEKQANYYRWLALTYVVTLTTHPAISLPCGVDHAGMPFGLQVVGGFRMDHQVLGAAHAMEAAFSRDAQLRRPRPDLAALRAAEPALTSIVTTPPVFDRGLMETAAISAV from the coding sequence ATGAACGCAGCACCGAACACATCGCCAGCCGCCGCCGAGCTCGTCGAGCAATCCGCCGTCGAATTGCGCCGCCTCATCGGCAGCAAGGAGATCTCGCCAGTAGAACTGCTGGAAGCATGCATCGCGCGAATCGAACGCGTGAACCCCTTCGTCAACGCGGTGACCGCCACCTGTTTCGAACGCGCGCGCGCGGAAGCCAAAGGCGCGGAAAGCGCGGTCATGCGCGGCGACCCGCTAGGACTGCTGCACGGGCTGCCGCTGGGCGTGAAAGACCTCGAGCCCACGCAGGGCCTGCTCACGACCTGGGGCTCCGCCATCTATCGCGACCACGTGCCCGCGGAAGACATCGAACTGGTGGCCCGCCTGCGCCGCGCGGGCGCCATCGTGACGGGCAAGACCAACGTGCCAGAGATGGGCGCGGGCGCCAACTCGCGCAACGAAGTGTGGGGCGCCACCGGCAACCCCTTCAACCCCAACCTGAATGCGGGCGGCTCTTCGGGCGGGTCGGCGGCGGCGCTGGCCTGCGACATGCTGCCCGTGTGCACCGGCTCCGACACCGGCGGCTCGCTGCGCATTCCCGCGGCCAAGTGCGGCGTGGTGGGCTTCCGGCCTTCGCCGGGCATCGTGCCGAGCGTGCGCAAGCCGCTGGGCTGGACCCCGATTTCGGTCGTCGGCCCCATGGGCCGCACGGTGGAAGATGCGTGCCTGCAGCTGGCCGCCTCCGCCGGCATGCACGCGGGCGACCCGCTCAGCCACCCGCTGGACCCGTTGTCCTTTCGCAAAACGGCTCCGGTCGACCTTGCCAACCTGCGCGTGGCATGGACCGAAGACTTCGGCACCTGCGCGGTGGACGACCGCATCCGCGCCACTTTCTGCCGCAAGATCGAGGCCATGCGGCACTTGTTCCGGCGCTGCGACAAGGTCGAGTTCGACATGGGCGAGGCGCATCGCTGCTTCGACGTGCTGCGCGCCGAGGCCTTCGTGGCGGGCATGCAGGCAGCCTACGAGCGCAACCCCAACAGCCTGGGCCCGCACTCGCGCGCGAACTACGAAATGGGCGCGCAGATGAGCCTGCTCGACAGCGCCTGGGCGCAGGCCGAGCAGACCCGGCTTCTCAAGCGCTTCCAGGCGACCTTCGCCGACTACGACCTCGTGCTGTCGCCGACCACCCCGGTCTCGCCCTTCCCCTGGACGCAGCCGTACGCCGACACCATCAACGGCGAGAAGCAAGCCAACTACTACCGCTGGCTGGCGCTGACCTACGTGGTCACGCTCACGACGCACCCGGCGATCTCGCTGCCTTGCGGCGTCGACCACGCAGGCATGCCCTTCGGGCTGCAGGTCGTGGGCGGATTCAGGATGGACCACCAGGTGCTGGGTGCGGCGCATGCCATGGAGGCGGCGTTCTCTCGCGATGCGCAGCTGCGCAGGCCGCGCCCCGACCTGGCCGCGCTGCGAGCGGCGGAGCCTGCCTTGACATCGATCGTCACGACACCGCCCGTCTTCGACCGCGGCCTCATGGAGACAGCCGCGATATCGGCTGTCTGA
- a CDS encoding LysR family transcriptional regulator — protein sequence MDTLRAIEAFVHSVELGSLSGAARALDTTQPTVSKLVAGLERSLGVRLLRRTASGLSLTEEGQRFHERSRRVLEDYGDAVADAREGIQQPRGLLRVSAPVTLGQRHLNAMVLEFLALYPDIELELVLDDRFVDPLEERVDVSLRVGGKLPPDLVARHLGTWPRVLVASPDYIAARGKPRKPQDLLTHDYLRYAGGDDGVLLQGPNGPEAVPVRSRYRVNNAVALLDSVLGGAGISLQPTWMVADLLAQGRLVRVLGRHTGQAQELHLLYAPRRHLPLRVRVMVDFLAERVSRLPGALSPRQG from the coding sequence ATGGACACCTTGCGCGCCATCGAAGCCTTCGTGCACAGCGTCGAACTGGGCAGCCTGTCGGGCGCCGCGCGTGCGCTGGACACCACGCAGCCCACCGTCAGCAAGCTCGTCGCGGGGCTCGAGCGCTCGCTCGGCGTGCGGCTGTTGCGGCGCACCGCCTCGGGCCTGAGCCTGACGGAGGAGGGCCAGCGCTTTCACGAGCGCTCGCGGCGCGTGCTCGAAGACTACGGCGACGCGGTGGCCGATGCGCGCGAAGGCATCCAGCAACCGCGCGGCCTGCTGCGCGTGAGCGCCCCTGTGACGCTGGGCCAGCGGCATCTCAATGCGATGGTGCTGGAGTTTCTGGCGCTGTACCCCGACATCGAGCTGGAACTGGTGCTCGACGACAGATTCGTCGATCCGCTGGAGGAACGCGTCGACGTGTCGCTGCGGGTCGGCGGCAAGCTGCCGCCCGATCTCGTTGCCCGGCATCTCGGCACCTGGCCGCGCGTGCTGGTCGCCTCGCCCGACTACATCGCCGCGCGCGGCAAACCGCGCAAGCCGCAGGATCTGCTGACGCACGACTACCTGCGCTATGCGGGCGGAGACGACGGCGTGCTGCTGCAGGGGCCGAACGGGCCGGAGGCGGTGCCGGTGCGCAGCCGCTATCGCGTCAACAACGCCGTGGCGCTGCTCGACAGCGTGCTCGGCGGCGCAGGCATTTCATTGCAGCCGACGTGGATGGTGGCGGACCTGCTGGCGCAAGGCCGGCTGGTCCGGGTGCTTGGCCGGCACACAGGGCAGGCGCAGGAGCTTCACCTGCTTTATGCGCCGCGCCGCCATCTGCCGCTGCGGGTGCGCGTGATGGTGGATTTCCTGGCCGAGCGGGTGTCGCGCTTGCCAGGAGCCCTGTCGCCCCGGCAAGGCTGA
- a CDS encoding SGNH/GDSL hydrolase family protein has product MTPAAFTSLIRHGALALSLAAAVSASAAEPATAYWSPSWVASTQPIWSGDFVLPPGLPFQFNRQTVRQVARLSIGGTRLRVVVSNEGGTSPLHIGAARVARHAEGSGIVEGTDRQLRFGGQAEVTIPPGARLVSDPVDIVLPALSEVAVSLYLPRASQPAGFHFDARQIAYVADGDLTGAPRMPANASQWSTRVYVSGLIVETPRPPVTVVTLGDSLTDGNGSTPGANTRWPDALAERLANRGVAVLNAGISGGRLLKDGMGRAGLERAGRDVFAQPGVRAMVVLLGTNDIGWPGGPFAPDEPAMRAEELIQGFRQLIEMARAHNVRIVAGTIPPNEGALQGTPLAGHYSPAKDKVRQAVNRWIREGGAFDAVVDFDALLRDPAHPSRLKAAMDSGDHLHPGDAGYKAMAAAIDLEALLSTAP; this is encoded by the coding sequence ATGACACCCGCTGCATTCACGTCGCTCATCCGCCACGGCGCCTTGGCGCTTTCACTCGCCGCCGCGGTCTCCGCGTCCGCGGCCGAACCCGCAACCGCCTACTGGAGCCCCAGCTGGGTCGCCAGCACGCAGCCCATCTGGAGCGGCGACTTCGTGCTGCCCCCGGGCCTGCCGTTCCAGTTCAACCGGCAGACCGTGCGCCAGGTGGCGCGCCTGAGCATCGGCGGCACGCGGCTGCGCGTGGTGGTCAGCAATGAAGGCGGCACGTCGCCGCTGCACATCGGCGCGGCTCGCGTGGCACGCCATGCAGAGGGCTCCGGGATCGTCGAAGGCACCGACCGGCAACTGCGCTTCGGCGGCCAGGCCGAGGTGACCATACCGCCCGGTGCCCGGCTCGTCAGCGATCCGGTCGACATCGTTTTGCCCGCGCTCAGCGAGGTTGCGGTGTCGCTCTACCTGCCGCGCGCCAGCCAGCCCGCGGGCTTTCATTTCGATGCCCGCCAGATCGCCTACGTGGCGGACGGCGACCTGACCGGCGCCCCGCGCATGCCGGCCAACGCGAGCCAGTGGAGCACCCGCGTCTACGTCAGCGGCCTGATCGTGGAAACGCCCAGGCCCCCGGTCACCGTCGTCACCCTCGGCGATTCGCTGACCGACGGCAACGGCTCCACCCCCGGCGCCAACACCCGATGGCCCGATGCATTGGCCGAGCGGCTGGCAAACCGTGGCGTCGCCGTGCTGAACGCCGGCATCTCCGGCGGCCGGCTGCTGAAGGACGGCATGGGCCGCGCCGGCCTGGAACGCGCGGGCCGCGACGTGTTCGCGCAGCCGGGCGTGCGGGCCATGGTCGTGCTGCTGGGCACCAACGACATCGGCTGGCCCGGCGGTCCGTTCGCGCCCGACGAGCCCGCGATGCGCGCGGAAGAATTGATCCAGGGCTTCAGGCAATTGATAGAGATGGCCCGTGCCCACAACGTGCGCATCGTGGCCGGAACCATCCCGCCCAATGAAGGCGCCTTGCAAGGCACGCCGCTCGCGGGCCACTACTCCCCCGCAAAAGACAAGGTGCGCCAGGCCGTGAACCGCTGGATCCGCGAAGGCGGCGCGTTCGACGCGGTGGTTGACTTCGACGCACTGCTGCGCGATCCGGCCCATCCATCGCGCCTGAAAGCGGCTATGGACTCGGGCGACCACCTGCATCCGGGCGACGCCGGCTACAAGGCGATGGCCGCCGCCATAGACCTGGAGGCCCTGCTAAGCACGGCGCCGTGA
- a CDS encoding phosphotransferase: protein MPTPSDISHETIAQHLAQAYRLRVARAELLPAGASATSAAFRVIADDETRYLLKVQQGAIDPAALALCAFLHHDKGVDAVMAPMPATDGTLSTQGHGFDWTLSPFFDGQNGFDRTLSDRQWIALGKALGAIHRTQLPEALLAKLPKESYAHQWREGVRRYQRRFINGTAGDGIVQRFLAFWEEHAEEIDTVVYRSEQLASILLERPPRLVPCHSDIHAGNVLVGEGDRLSIVGWHAPILATKERDLMFIGGGVGNAWNQPRQQALFYEGYGPADIDAVALAYYRYERITRDALELCDRILDSAKANANANANANANANASAEGREEDMRRMQSLFVPNGAVAIAHQSYDAVT, encoded by the coding sequence ATGCCGACACCTTCAGACATCTCGCACGAGACCATCGCCCAGCACCTCGCGCAGGCCTACCGGCTCCGCGTTGCCCGGGCCGAACTTCTTCCTGCGGGAGCAAGCGCCACATCCGCTGCCTTTCGCGTCATCGCGGATGACGAGACGCGGTATTTACTGAAGGTGCAACAGGGCGCCATCGATCCTGCCGCTCTCGCCCTCTGCGCCTTTCTTCATCACGACAAGGGCGTCGATGCCGTGATGGCCCCCATGCCCGCCACAGACGGCACGCTGAGCACCCAGGGCCACGGCTTCGACTGGACGCTCTCCCCATTCTTCGACGGACAGAACGGTTTCGACCGCACCTTGTCGGACCGGCAATGGATCGCACTCGGCAAGGCGCTCGGCGCCATCCACCGCACCCAACTCCCCGAAGCCCTGCTGGCCAAGCTCCCCAAGGAAAGCTACGCGCACCAGTGGCGCGAAGGCGTGCGCCGCTATCAGCGCCGCTTCATCAACGGCACTGCTGGCGACGGCATCGTCCAGCGCTTCCTTGCCTTCTGGGAAGAGCACGCCGAAGAGATCGACACCGTCGTCTACCGCAGCGAGCAACTGGCGTCCATCCTGCTGGAACGCCCACCGCGGCTCGTGCCGTGCCACTCCGACATCCACGCGGGCAACGTCCTCGTGGGCGAAGGCGACCGGCTGTCCATCGTCGGATGGCACGCGCCCATCCTCGCGACCAAGGAGCGCGACCTGATGTTCATCGGCGGCGGCGTCGGCAACGCGTGGAACCAGCCTCGGCAGCAAGCGCTGTTCTACGAAGGCTACGGCCCTGCGGACATCGACGCAGTCGCGCTGGCCTACTACCGCTACGAGCGCATCACCAGGGACGCGCTCGAACTCTGCGACCGGATACTCGACAGCGCAAAGGCCAACGCCAACGCCAACGCCAACGCCAACGCCAACGCCAACGCCAGCGCGGAAGGGCGCGAAGAAGACATGCGCCGCATGCAGAGCCTGTTCGTGCCGAACGGCGCGGTGGCCATCGCCCACCAGAGCTACGACGCCGTGACCTGA
- a CDS encoding error-prone DNA polymerase, with protein sequence MPELSDKQESRRQPAKVHALPVPLRKPPAFTLPDYAELHCLTNFSFQRGASTPEEMVERAYQLGYTALAITDECSVAGIVRAHVGLRDLPAKLEEYERENPDEPKIPRNPAFRLLFGSEFQFERFRLVVIANDTEGWGNLCEFITAARNTELPKGEYRVSWEESDVASLQRCQILFVPDRNPGGAMDTATLHEDLMAARALYGENLWLAVELFSELDDDLWLVTLMEAGEQAGVPLVAAGDVHMHARSCKPMHDVLTAVREGKTVAECGFALQSNAERHLRPRMRLAEIHLRQMLDNTLVVAERCKFDPDVIRENYKYPLETLGSNETPAQTLVRKTWEGARGRYPDGIPDKVQKQVHKELDIIIELKYEMFFLTVENIVGFAKSQKILCQGRGSSANSAVCFCLGITAIDPDKGTLLFERFLSRERHEPPDIDVDFEHQRREEVIQYIYEKYGRHRAAIAAVVICYRSRSALRDVGKAIGIDERLIDEFAKDHYWFDDTVRGEQLLQAAARAGVEEDELKLVQWIELTQKLKGFPRHLSQHVGGFVLTHTKLTRLVPVEKASMKNRSVIQWEKDDLEAMGMLKVDVLALGMLSAIRRGLEHMNRWRGSTVEMHQITNDDQKVFDMICDADTIGVFQIESRAQMSMLPRLKPRSYEDLVIEVAIVRPGPIQGGMVHPYLKQRERVRKGLAIHYEKEELREALERTLGIPIFQEQVMQIAMIAARFTADEADQLRRAMAAWKRKGGLGKFHDKLVRGMVDNGYKEAFAEAIFKQVMGFGDYGFPESHAASFALLVTVSSWLKHYEPACFLAALLDSQPMGFYSPSQLVQDARRHGVEVRPVDVTRSDFDTTLEARDPDAPRPCGIDERYADRLGNENQPAVRLGLNRIASLSAGGAERLLQARAAAPFTSTEDIALRAELDGKDMAALAAADALMSLSGHRRQQVWDATAQRRAPALLRGVPINEQALLLPAASEGEEIVGDYASLRLTLRRHPLALLRPRLARMKLMSAAELRSVPNGQTARACGIVKGRQRPQTANGTIFVTLEDETGNVNVIVWSHVIEAWREPLLKSHLLAVQGTWQRDDETGGKVQHLVATGFKDLTPLMGRLAQSNTSRDFH encoded by the coding sequence ATGCCTGAGCTGAGCGACAAGCAGGAAAGCAGGCGCCAGCCCGCCAAGGTGCATGCGCTGCCGGTGCCGCTGCGCAAGCCGCCCGCGTTCACGCTGCCGGACTACGCGGAGCTGCACTGCCTGACCAACTTCAGCTTCCAGCGCGGCGCATCCACGCCCGAGGAGATGGTGGAGCGGGCCTATCAGCTCGGCTACACGGCGCTGGCGATCACCGACGAGTGCTCGGTGGCCGGCATCGTGCGGGCGCATGTGGGCTTGCGCGACCTGCCCGCGAAGCTCGAAGAATACGAGCGCGAAAACCCCGACGAGCCGAAGATCCCGCGCAACCCGGCTTTCCGCCTGCTGTTCGGCAGCGAGTTCCAGTTCGAGCGCTTCAGGCTCGTGGTGATCGCCAATGACACCGAAGGCTGGGGCAACCTGTGCGAGTTCATCACCGCAGCACGCAACACCGAGCTGCCCAAGGGGGAGTACCGCGTGAGCTGGGAGGAGAGCGACGTGGCCTCCCTGCAGCGCTGCCAGATCCTTTTCGTGCCGGACCGCAACCCGGGCGGCGCCATGGACACGGCCACGCTGCATGAAGACCTGATGGCCGCCAGGGCGCTGTACGGCGAGAACCTCTGGCTGGCCGTGGAGCTGTTCAGCGAACTCGATGACGACCTCTGGCTGGTCACGCTGATGGAGGCGGGCGAGCAAGCCGGCGTGCCGCTGGTGGCGGCCGGCGACGTGCATATGCATGCGCGCTCATGCAAGCCGATGCACGACGTGTTGACGGCCGTACGAGAGGGCAAGACGGTGGCCGAATGCGGTTTTGCGCTGCAGTCGAATGCCGAGCGGCATCTGCGGCCGCGCATGCGGCTGGCCGAGATTCATCTGCGGCAGATGCTCGACAACACGCTGGTGGTGGCCGAACGGTGCAAGTTCGATCCGGATGTGATCAGGGAGAACTACAAGTACCCGCTCGAAACCCTTGGCAGCAATGAAACGCCGGCGCAGACGCTGGTGCGCAAGACATGGGAAGGCGCGCGCGGCCGCTACCCCGACGGCATTCCCGACAAGGTGCAAAAGCAGGTGCACAAAGAGCTCGACATCATCATCGAGCTCAAATACGAGATGTTCTTCCTCACGGTGGAGAACATCGTCGGCTTCGCCAAGTCGCAGAAGATCCTTTGCCAGGGGCGCGGCTCCTCGGCCAACTCCGCCGTCTGCTTCTGCCTGGGCATCACCGCCATCGATCCGGACAAGGGCACGCTGCTGTTCGAGCGCTTCCTCAGCCGCGAGCGCCATGAGCCACCGGACATCGACGTCGACTTCGAACATCAGCGGCGCGAAGAAGTCATCCAGTACATCTACGAAAAATACGGACGGCATCGCGCCGCCATCGCCGCCGTGGTCATCTGCTACCGCTCGCGCAGCGCATTGCGCGACGTGGGCAAGGCCATCGGCATCGACGAACGGCTGATCGACGAATTCGCGAAGGACCACTACTGGTTCGACGACACCGTGCGAGGCGAACAGCTGCTGCAGGCTGCCGCGCGTGCAGGCGTGGAAGAAGACGAACTCAAGCTGGTCCAGTGGATCGAGCTCACGCAGAAGCTCAAGGGATTTCCGCGCCACCTGAGCCAGCACGTGGGCGGCTTCGTCCTCACGCACACCAAGCTCACGCGGCTGGTTCCGGTCGAGAAAGCGTCGATGAAAAACCGCTCCGTCATCCAGTGGGAGAAGGACGACCTCGAAGCGATGGGCATGCTCAAGGTCGACGTGCTGGCGCTCGGCATGCTCAGCGCCATTCGCCGCGGGCTCGAGCACATGAACCGCTGGCGGGGCTCGACGGTGGAGATGCACCAGATAACGAACGACGACCAGAAAGTGTTCGACATGATCTGCGACGCCGACACCATCGGCGTGTTCCAGATCGAGAGCCGGGCGCAGATGTCGATGCTGCCGCGCCTGAAGCCGCGCAGCTATGAAGACCTGGTGATCGAGGTGGCGATCGTGCGGCCGGGGCCCATACAGGGCGGGATGGTGCATCCGTACCTCAAGCAGCGGGAGCGGGTGCGCAAGGGCTTGGCGATTCACTACGAGAAAGAGGAACTGCGCGAGGCACTGGAGCGAACGCTGGGCATCCCGATCTTCCAGGAACAGGTGATGCAGATCGCCATGATCGCGGCCAGGTTCACGGCGGATGAAGCCGATCAGTTGCGGCGAGCCATGGCCGCATGGAAGCGCAAGGGCGGCCTCGGCAAGTTCCACGACAAGCTCGTGCGCGGCATGGTCGACAACGGCTACAAGGAAGCCTTTGCCGAAGCCATCTTCAAGCAGGTCATGGGCTTCGGCGACTACGGCTTCCCCGAAAGCCACGCCGCCAGCTTCGCACTGCTCGTCACGGTGAGCAGCTGGCTCAAGCACTACGAGCCCGCCTGCTTCCTGGCCGCGCTGCTCGACTCGCAGCCGATGGGCTTCTACAGCCCCTCTCAGCTGGTGCAGGACGCGCGCCGCCATGGCGTCGAGGTGCGCCCGGTCGATGTGACGCGCAGCGACTTCGACACCACGCTCGAAGCGCGGGACCCGGATGCACCGCGTCCTTGCGGCATCGACGAACGCTATGCCGACCGCCTCGGCAACGAGAACCAGCCCGCGGTGCGCCTGGGCCTGAACCGCATTGCCAGCCTCAGCGCGGGCGGCGCCGAGCGCCTGCTGCAGGCCCGCGCCGCGGCACCCTTCACCAGCACCGAAGACATCGCCTTGCGCGCCGAACTCGACGGCAAGGACATGGCCGCATTGGCCGCGGCCGATGCGCTGATGTCCCTCTCCGGCCACCGCCGCCAGCAGGTGTGGGACGCCACGGCGCAACGCCGGGCGCCGGCCCTGCTGCGAGGCGTGCCCATCAACGAGCAGGCGCTGCTGCTGCCGGCCGCGTCCGAGGGCGAGGAGATCGTCGGCGACTACGCGTCGCTCAGGCTCACGCTGCGCCGCCATCCGCTCGCGCTGCTGCGCCCGCGGCTGGCGCGCATGAAGCTCATGAGCGCGGCCGAGCTGCGTTCGGTGCCCAACGGCCAGACCGCGCGCGCCTGCGGCATCGTCAAGGGCCGGCAGCGGCCGCAGACGGCCAACGGCACCATCTTCGTCACGCTGGAGGACGAGACCGGCAACGTCAACGTGATCGTCTGGAGCCATGTCATCGAGGCCTGGCGCGAGCCGCTGCTCAAGTCGCACCTGCTCGCGGTGCAGGGCACGTGGCAGCGCGACGATGAAACCGGCGGCAAGGTGCAGCACCTCGTGGCCACCGGCTTCAAGGACCTGACGCCGCTCATGGGCCGGCTCGCGCAGAGCAACACCAGCCGCGACTTCCATTGA